From a single Thermocladium sp. ECH_B genomic region:
- a CDS encoding NUDIX hydrolase, translated as MVFLEVLIYIRRGDEVLLIEKKRGLGAGYYNGVGGKVEPGEDICMAAIREAREEVGLIPLGLKWSGLLEFWNWSKGSVESVHFVHLFTASGYEGTPMESDEARPVWFNVRNVPYDRMWEDDKLWFPMLLDAKSIIYGRFRFENWRLVDHQVTELRPLEPPLIKRDLCSN; from the coding sequence ATGGTTTTTCTAGAAGTATTGATCTATATAAGGCGCGGCGATGAGGTTCTCCTAATAGAGAAAAAGAGGGGCCTCGGCGCTGGTTACTATAATGGCGTTGGCGGCAAGGTAGAGCCAGGCGAGGATATATGCATGGCTGCTATACGCGAGGCTCGGGAGGAGGTGGGGCTAATTCCGCTTGGGCTCAAGTGGTCTGGCCTTCTTGAGTTTTGGAACTGGAGCAAGGGTTCCGTGGAGTCCGTTCACTTCGTTCATTTATTTACCGCGTCGGGATATGAGGGAACACCAATGGAGAGTGATGAGGCGAGGCCCGTGTGGTTTAATGTGAGGAACGTGCCTTATGATAGGATGTGGGAGGACGATAAGTTGTGGTTCCCCATGCTGCTTGACGCGAAGTCAATAATCTATGGGAGATTCAGGTTTGAAAATTGGCGCTTAGTGGATCATCAAGTTACTGAGCTTAGGCCGCTGGAGCCGCCTCTCATTAAGAGGGACCTATGCTCTAATTAA